A single window of Candoia aspera isolate rCanAsp1 chromosome 3, rCanAsp1.hap2, whole genome shotgun sequence DNA harbors:
- the SOX17 gene encoding transcription factor SOX-17, with product MSSPDAGYASSDDQAQGRCSLPPLMMQCQWAESLSPLADGKGKGEAAADQVQQGASGRAKGETRIRRPMNAFMVWAKDERKRLAQQNPDLHNAELSKMLGQSWRALTQEEKRPFVEEAERLRLQHMRDHPHYKYRPRRRKQVKRLKRNDGAGDSGSGFLPVQHHQLGLPGEAGNGGSCEGLGLSYAEQPNYAGGSFHYRDCAPLPALGAHFGNYSLPTPEPDSQGGACAETVFFPPPHPEEGGCLVGPYGYPTPPGSEYPCNGVPAGSHGNNGGSPNIGVSLFRSRFPVPLAPYPTSPAPDHAQQQQQPRRRGEAAGLEQLPPHDVDLLADVDRAEFEQYLPFACRPGDLGLPYASHEGPEANAAAYYCAAAGGAGTYPEL from the exons ATGAGCAGCCCCGATGCTGGATACGCCAGCAGCGACGACCAGGCGCAAGGACggtgctccctccctcccctcatgATGCAGTGTCAGTGGGCAGAGTCGCTGAGCCCTTTAGCCGATGGCAAAGGCAAAGGCGAGGCGGCGGCCGATCAAGTACAGCAGGGAGCCTCGGGCCGGGCCAAAGGGGAGACCCGCATTCGTCGCCCCATGAACGCTTTCATGGTCTGGGCCAAGGACGAGCGCAAGCGGCTAGCGCAGCAGAATCCGGATCTGCACAACGCGGAGCTCAGCAAGATGCTGG GACAGTCGTGGCGGGCGCTGACTCAGGAAGAAAAGCGCCCCTTCGTAGAGGAGGCGGAGCGGCTGCGGCTGCAGCATATGCGGGACCACCCCCACTACAAGTATCGGCCGCGGCGCAGGAAGCAAGTCAAGCGCCTCAAACGCAACGACGGCGCGGGGGACAGCGGGAGCGGCTTTCTCCCAGTTCAGCACCACCAGCTGGGCCTGCCCGGAGAGGCGGGAAACGGAGGCAGCTGCGAGGGGCTTGGCCTTTCTTACGCAGAGCAGCCGAATTACGCCGGCGGGAGCTTCCATTACCGGGACTGCGCGCCGCTCCCGGCCTTGGGAGCCCATTTCGGGAACTACAGCCTGCCTACCCCGGAGCCTGACTCCCAGGGTGGCGCTTGCGCAGAAACTGTCTTCTTCCCGCCGCCCCACCCGGAGGAAGGCGGCTGCCTAGTGGGGCCCTACGGCTATCCGACGCCGCCCGGGTCCGAGTATCCGTGCAATGGCGTCCCTGCCGGCAGCCATGGCAATAACGGCGGCAGCCCCAACATTGGCGTCAGCCTTTTCCGTAGTCGCTTCCCGGTGCCCTTGGCCCCCTACCCTACTTCGCCCGCCCCGGACCacgcgcagcagcagcagcaaccccgcCGCCGAGGGGAGGCCGCCGGGCTTGAGCAGCTGCCTCCGCACGACGTGGACTTGCTGGCGGACGTGGACCGCGCCGAGTTTGAGCAGTACCTGCCCTTCGCCTGCCGCCCGGGCGACCTGGGGCTCCCCTATGCGAGCCACGAAGGCCCCGAAGCTAACGCTGCTGCCTATTACTGCGCAGCCGCCGGCGGGGCCGGCACGTATCCCGAGTTGTGA